DNA sequence from the Bombus vancouverensis nearcticus chromosome 8, iyBomVanc1_principal, whole genome shotgun sequence genome:
GAGTCGGGCGCCACAGTGTTTGTCAGTCCTTCGTATGGACATCACGTCTGACGCGGCTGATAGTCTACTCGCGCTCTGGCATTCGTGTATACGCGTAAGTTTTGGCGGCATCTATCACCTTCGGTCCACGACGTGTCGCGCGTCAAATTTCCCGTCGATGAGCTACCGGACGTGTCTATGCTCGCTCGCAACTCAATCGCCTCGTTTTGTCATCGTCATCTCCACGAGTAATTCGAGGATTAATCGGCCGATCGAGATGTGAAAACGCCGAATTGGAAGCGATGTGGCTTCCGTTGATGCTGCTCGCCTTGATGGCGAGTAGTTCCGCGTGTCCAGATTTATGCGAGTGTCATCAGAGTGCCGCCGAAAGGGACCTACCGGCTTTTGTAAATGTGAAGTGCCGTGGACGTGCGCCAGGATTATCGGAATTGCCGATTAAAACGAGAAGCTTCGCGATAGACGGTGCGGACGAATACGAAGTGATCGGTTTCTTCGACGAACTGGAAGTGAGCGATTCGTTGAACGATTTCGAAGTGATCGGTACGTTGAACGAATTCGATGCAAACGGTACGTTCGTCGAGTCGGATTCCGGCAATTCGACGATTCTTCCCTACCTCGACGACGTATCCGTGACGAACTGTTCGTTGGTGTTCTTGAACGTGTCGTGGCACGGCTTTGAACGCGTCAGAGCATTGAACCTATCATGCAACAATCTGGCACGGTTGAACGATGTGCTAGTAGGCCGTGTGACGAATATGAGCGAGCTGACGCGTTTCGACTTGTCTGACAACTCGCTGACAGACGTGAGTGTCGGAGCTTTTAGGACGCTTGCGGGATTGGTGAGGTTGAGTTTGCGTAGAAACGCGATATCCACCGTGCACGAGGATGCGTTTCAAGGATTGGATCGGTTGGAGTATCTCGATCTATCGGACAACAGGCTGGCGGATTTGCCAGATAGTGCGTTGACGCCACTCTATTCGTTGCAAAAGTTGGATCTCAGTGGAAATCAACTACAAGTTTTGGGTGCCAGGTGGTTCGAGAGTCTCGACAGACTAAGAGAGCTCGACGTTTCGAGGAACGGTTTAGCGCGGGCGGCTTCTGGAACTTTGCAACCGCTTCCGGGATTATCGATACTAAAACTCTCGGAGAATCCTCTTAAAGAAAGAGATGTCTCTCTGCTGTTGGGTACTGGCAGACGCTTGGAAACTGTGGATGCGTCTCGTACAGGTTTGGCAAGAGTTCCAGCTGCGCTAACGAGATCCGTCAGAGCGCTCAGACTAGCCGGTAACAAGTTAACCACGATTCGTGGCGGTGACCTCGACAGTTACCCCCTTTTACGGATATTAGATATCTCGGAGAATCGATTGATAGACATCGAAAACGACGCTCTCGGACGTTTAGAGGTTCTCGAAGAATTGGATATTTCTGGTAACGTTCTCGTTAAGATCCCGGCCAGTTTACCGAACAGTCTTACAAATTTGAAGCTTCAACGAAATAGGATAACAACTTTGAAAATCGACGATCTACAGGGACTATACAATCTAAAATCCTTGACGTTAAATGATAACGATATTAACGCGATTGAGGTGGGAGCGCTCGGTCAATTACCGGTACTCGAAGAACTTGATCTATCTGATAATCCCATTAAAACGTTACCGGCTAATACACTAAGTGGACCAAGTAACCTCGCCAAGCTTCGTATGTCAGGATTAACTTCCCTCGAACAAAAGCAAGAGGAACAAAGTGATATGGCGTTTCCAGTACCTACGCCTGAAAGGCTCGTATTCCTCGACGTATCGAGAAGTCCTGTTCTGGCCAGACAGCTTTTAGCGGATGACGCCGCGCTGTCGGCTTGCAAGAGCTTGGTCCAATTGGACTTGTCTCGAACTAACAGCACCAGTCTTAGATTCGATCTACCTTACATGCTACCTCAATTGCGTATTCTCAACTTAAGCGCAAACCATTGGGATTGCACCGAAGATCTGTATTGGCTGGGTGAATGGTTACGGCAGCACGAACAACTAAATAAAGGTGTTCAACCGGGTCAATGCGATACTCCACGGGAAATGTCAGGATCACTCCTATACGAATTGCCATCACCGCCGAGCCCTCTTCCTACAACCGTACCAACCATAACACCCACCGCTTCCACATTATCGATTCTGTCTCCGATCGGACGTACATCTCATTTTAATAACCTAAACGCGTCTTCCAACGTTACCGACGTCGGTTCTCACGACGAATCTATTACCGTTAATAACACCAAGCAATCAACCTATAGAAACTCGAGTCACGGAATGGTCGGTTCTCATAACGCCACCGAGAACTCGACAAATTACAAAACGAAACCTGTTCCAACGTTGCCGAGTAACGAAACGCGTTATTACGAAGCACCTACGTCGTTTCGAAACATAACAACATCAACGACGGAACAGAAGGAGCGAAACTCGAGCAAGAAAGTTATCGAAATCGATCAGACTTCGGCggagattaaaaattcaattatggACGTCGCCGGGCTGCCGTATCGGAGAACGAACGAAGACAAACCGTCAATTATTAGGATGGAGAACGAATCGGATCCAGGAACTATCGATAATCGTATAGACGGCAAGAGGCAGAAAAGCAAGAGACCGAGTAAACTTAGCGTATCGTCGAGTAAGATCACCTCCTTGAAGCTATCTAAACTTGCGTCGCTAAAGGAGGAagtagaagaaaagaagacgGCCGAGAAATACTCGAAGAGACTGAACAACCTGACAAAAGAGAAGTTGGTACTAGGGAATACTCCTGATTCAAATACGATAGCAGAGGAATTGAATAATCGAGCGACTGATTCCGACGCGAGAGTCTTCGAGGCTTTATCCGCTGGTGCTCATCCCGGAATGTTGGTGCTGGCTGGTGCAGCCCTCGGTGCCGCAGCTGCGCTCACTGTAGTGTTGTCGCGACGAGCCACTGTACGCCGAAGGGATAGGTATCATCGTCACGAAAACATCGAAGTGCACACGCTCACTCCGACCACCGAACTTTGGTGACCAGAGTCTGAATATGCTCGATTGTTCAACAGAGATAAGCAACTAGACGCCGAGGATTACGAGAAACGTGTTGAAATTTTGTCAATATTATCTCAGTGACTACCGAGAACACGACTAACGGACGTGCACTACAGGAGTATGCTAAAGTAATCTATTTTTCATCTTCCTGTTAGTTTCCTTCTATTTGCTGAAACTCGAACGCGATTTCCGACGATTAGCCGACGCGACGCAACCAGTCAAGCGTCTAGAAGATCGAACGTCGACGTTCGATCTCCGATAGACGTTCTTCACGTGAAGAACCAAGGGCCAAGTGATAATAACTCGATAACTTTAAGAATTGAATAAGAGGTGAATTGAGTAGAGAAACTTTTACACGACGGAATCAAAACAATTTCAAATTCATTATTTAGATAACGGTTTATCATGAAAGAGATAATTTCCCGGTCAGCCAATGTTCCTTTCTGGCAATGAGTCACTAGAGAACGCAGCAGCGTACAACTGTACAACGCTCGTTTAAGGTGAGCGGATGAACGCTGAGCAGTTCCGACTAAGATGTACAAAGCTCAAACAGATCACCTTCTGCAGGAGAAAGCTGAAGTAGTTCCCGCATAACCACCAGATTCGGCTTTGTCCGTCGGGAAATACCGGACATACGAGAAAGTTCAGCGAAGGAAACTGTTGGCCGAAATCCCACGGATTCTGCGGAACATCTCTCGATGCGAATCTCGAGCGAACGATAAACTCGAGAAGTAGTCGAAGCTCAGTCAAATTTCGAAAAATCAGTGTTTCATCGAGGAATTCATTAAAACAAAGACTGCTTGCTTAAGAGGACCGTATCGAACTGAACACGTTCGTGACCAAGAAACGGCTTGAAATTGGTACTCGATGCAGTACCCTTTCTTTTAGTATTTCGCGAGAAACCTCATCCTGGTGTGAGACGATGAAATGCAGACAAAGACAAAGAGAAACCGCAGGTGGCaataattaaaaatcgatgCGTTGCATCAAGCTCAGGCGATCGGAACGTTAAATAGCACACAGTGACAATAATAATTGTAACGTGCCGCGTTTCTGGATTGGACTTTTCACCGTACGTTTAGGACGCTTCCGTGACTCGGTAGAAGTGCGGCTAGGCTACGTACGAGGAAAATGTGGTGAGAAAGGGCGAGAAATGGGAAGAAGGcttgagagagaaagagagagagagagcgacgAAGATAGAgggagcgagcgagagagagagagagagagagagagagagtgacagCGAAAGAGGAGAAGACGGAGAAAAGAAATTGATGGGACACAGGAAACGTGCTGGCGTGAAATTCGCGGTGGCGAATTGTACGTTTGAATGACAGTGCGAGACGGGAAGCGGAGAGCGATTGCTGGCCGGAAGAACTTTTATCGAACGCTGCGAGATCGAATGAGAAAAAAAGGTGTGCGAAGAAGTAGTGAAGGAGAGGGTGTGAGAAAGTATGCGAGAAATGAGCGAAGAGTTAGAGAGTAAGAAtggaaaagagaagaaggacgaaagagcgagagagcatgagagagagagagagagagagagagagcttgaGAGAGAAATGATCGCAAGGTGGAAACCGCTCTCAACAGCGGCCACACCGAGTGTACAGAAACGTAGCTTCCGAACTTAATTCTGGCTTGGCCAGTTGCCAAGACTCCTTAACAAACAGAAAAAAACAAAGGATAAGAGTGGAAGAGAGCAGATAAGAAATAACGAAGAGGCTAGACattatctttcttaaaataaCCAGTGTCAAAGTACCGCTATGATAATAAACCGATGTACAAAGATGCAATTTTTTCGATTCTTTTGATCGCCTTTCACCGATCATCTTTTTGTTCTACCAAACGTTGAACATTTAATCACTAGACCTAgctttatttacctatattgaTATACAGCTATTTCTGGTATATCATTAGGGATCAATAGAATTTATAGATATTATTAAgtgtattttacatttattgctTTAATTTCGAAAAAGAATACGTATGCAGATTGGCGTCTCTTTTAAGAAAGATAATTTTCTTCAAAAGTAATGACTACAAAATGCAGGTAAGTTAACTCTTACTAATATCCTATTTTACTCCTTCTCGTTGTCAAGCCAATGCTTTGTTCCCATCAAGTAAATCTCAATATTCGATGTATTTTTATTCTGATGTcagaaattttattacaatgcCTGACAATATGGAACATTTTTGCTTCGCTTTGCGAAGCACGTAAATCCATACCGTTCTACGCATCTgactttaaatattttctaatttatctCTAGCAGAAAGATAATTGCATGCTAGCCAGACTTATTGATTTTTGTTGGTACATTTTAATACTATCACGAAATTTCAGTTAAATACGAAAACTTCAAAAATTTTTGTTAATTGTActgtaatttattattgcataatTATGTACATTTCTGTGTACATTTAAATACATCCCTCTTCATAAATAGTAAGATATATTCTGGTTTAAGTAAACTTcatagaaaaatttgaaaaaagatcTAAAACCAAATAGTAacaaatacaataaaaaaaaagaataatataaacgtcagaattgattaaaataataaatagattattttcagatttatttcgaattatgtattgtatatttatttagaacgtggaaataatatttttagtatgATATTAAATGCATGAATTCTTCATTCATTTAAGATTCTATGATCTCTACCTATCTTAATCTTAGGTTCCAAATGAGATGAGAATAATTTCAACTTTATCGCATTTTTTATTAGTTTTCTAATGCTTATGAAAGCGGTGTACATATTTACACATCTTTAgttaaacatatttttcaaaataacatttttaaattaacgaaaaaaatcATGATTTACAATATACTTCGTTATAAACAGGCATATCAGAAAAGTAAACAAATCAGAGTTGAAATATACCATACTttctgataaaaatataaattgaagAGATACATACTAATCTTGATTTACATTATGACATTTCCTTACAAATGAACGTATCGTACCAGTAAACAAATAGTTGAAATATATCAGAGCCCGGAAGCGGTATCGGTATAAAAGCGCGATTAATTTCGCTCTAGGAAACAACACAATTAGCTGCTCCTTAAAAATGAGTCTGCGAAACGTGCAATTTATTATTCGTCCACGAGAATGAGTTCCATCACCAGACGAAAACCATCGAGCTCATTAGCATGTTAATCGCCGCAACAGACTAATCCTATTACACGACAACGTCGTCAAAAAATTCTACATCCTCCAGCAAATTAAGGAGatggagaaagaaaagaagttagGAACTCTTGAGAAAAAAGATCGACAGCTGTCGGGAAAATCTGTGCCTTTCAAGATACAGCGGTATCCGCTTCGATTCGAGATACAAGGATTTCACGCTTTCAGCCAGTTATCGGGCAAACAGATTTCCTGCATCTGCCGCCGCGCGTTTCGCGTTGGCTTCTTTTCTAGAAAAGTAATCTGACGGAAACCATAGGAATCCGTGCATTTAAAATGATAAGCTAATGGTTTACCATGCGACCATTCCTATAGTGGTATTTGCTGTATCGCGATATGCTTAAATTGTTATTTTTGTtagtttttattatattttttttcttttttttggatatgatattaatatttacagtTGTGTGATAAAGTTTCTGGTTAGGAaacattataatattttgttgATATTTTCGTTAAAAATCAGTTCATTAAAAATCTTTTATCCGCTTAAAAATCCCCCATTATTTTCCATGAATACGCGCTACCCTTTGCAACAACAGTTTCCTCTTTTTGCTTTAACTGCGTTCGCTGCAGAAATCCATTTTACAAACTGTATTATCATACAATTAAAATGAAAACCGTTTCGACGTTATCCCGgtgcaaaatttaatttacaaattttattttcaccttTACATTAAAGCAATTTTCGGTGATTCAATTATTGACCCTTCGCGAGTTCATGCTCGCCCTATATGATGTACCGCGTTCATTAAGTTAAATGACACGTAAAACTAATACCATGCCGGCAACTATtacaataacaaaaaaaaaaaggttaacGTTACGACAAAATGACCGAATAATCAGAATTTCATTTATTCCGCGTCTATAACAAAACCGAAAAATAGCATAAAGGTTGGTAGACACGGGTTTGTGTCGTTCGTTTTCCTCATTAACTCGTAAGAGTCATTCACGAGGAGAAATGTGTAGCAACGACGTCGACATGGAAGTACGTGGGAGGATGCTGAATATTTTCAATTCAGCGTGCTGCCATTCCACCGCAAGGTTCGCACCCATAAATTTCGATTTGCAAGAAATTAGAGAGAAAAGCACGGCAAAGCGAAAGAGGGGGGGGTGGCGGAAAAGTTTAATTTTCTCTGTCTTAATCTCAGTAATTTCATCCCGGAGGCTGAGAAGTTCCGTTCTGCAACGAACGTTAATCGGGTTGTTCGCGGCTCCGCAGACAAAAGCGATAACCAGAAAACATGCTTACCTCCCCCGTCAAAGAATCAGATAACGTCACCGGGCGAACATTAAAGGAAAAGATGGAGGAAGAAACATGGAGCGTGTCCGGGGATACAAAATCACGAGACTTTGAAGCAACGTAAATGTTACTACATGAATAATTCGCAGCGAACGTTTCCCGGTCTCGTAGCCTGCGGCTGAATTTCCTGGAACATGGTAACGAGACCGCAACAGGGGAAAAACGATATTTAGGAGGGCCGGAAAAGCAGCCGGCACGGAACCAAGCGATCCGTTGCGTAAGAGAAGAGGGGGAGAGGAAGCGAACGAGAAACCGTTCCTTAAAGCCGTTGTTTAAATTTCCTATGGAATAACCCTTCGCAGCAGTGCAACTAGGAAATTTAATCACCGTATAGCGGCTCACCCCGGGCTACGGAACTGGCAAATTCAGTAACATCTTGCAGAAGTTCGTTATCCCTACCCCTGGCTTGCGTTCGATTCCGGTTTACCCAGACGCCACTGCTATTTCGTAATATTGACTTCATCGATGAAAAACAGAATTCAGTTTCTCAACTTATCTGCATTCCCAGCCGTCCCCTCCGCAATTGCTCCTTTAGTTCGTTCTAATATCACGCCAGGCAAGTCAATTTAGTCGTTGCAAACACGCGGAATGCCTTTGTAAATCACGTTATACCAATCCCTGTTAGTGAGATAGTTAAATGGCAATTTAAGTTGAGGGAGCCGAGGTAACAAAGTACATAGTGTGCAAGTCGAGGATATATACTATAAAAAATCTTTATACAAAGAATAGGCTGGAATTAAATTAGTTATGGGACagatcaattttattttattggtaAAAAGAACGGAATAAGCGATCGAATATAGATGCCAAAGTATGAGATACAGAGATATACTAGACGTTTAACGTTTTGAAACGTAGCTTAAAGTTTTATGAAAACATAATTCACGGAACAtcgtaatttacattttaatcttGACATAATTAGATCAAGTAGATCGCATCATGATAGAAACTAACGAACGAAAGAATATCATCCACGGGTAAGTGAATAAGAAAACAGCGACGAATTGGACGACAAGatacaaataaaacaaataaataattaagacAAACTGTggctattataattttatatgaaaagatattgaaaatttacgaaaactTTAACTTTCGTGAAATCGTGTGCAAACGCTTCACAGTCTGGgagaaattaataaatcttattCAGTAAGCAATAATTTGTCAGATGTGCACGTTGAATGATAAAACGGACTCTTTAAACGGCATAATTTTACAGAAAGCGTATAATGAAGTAAATGGCACCCGTTCCATCGCTTTCTCTCAGCCTTGCGCTGCTTTTCTCACTCCTCCCTCTTCTTTAATGAGCTAACTATTTCCTCGTCGTCGAGTCAAACGTTTCCTATATCAGCGAAGTTAAATACGAAACCCGACCCAAACTAATTATCCACGATACCTCAATTAATCCTTCTTGCTAGCTGTAAGGATGCGGCTATTTGATTTCTCACTTATGTACAGGGAAAAAGTCTGTAACAAACAGGTCAACAACGTTCGTAATCAGACGTG
Encoded proteins:
- the LOC117155870 gene encoding uncharacterized protein LOC117155870, whose translation is MWLPLMLLALMASSSACPDLCECHQSAAERDLPAFVNVKCRGRAPGLSELPIKTRSFAIDGADEYEVIGFFDELEVSDSLNDFEVIGTLNEFDANGTFVESDSGNSTILPYLDDVSVTNCSLVFLNVSWHGFERVRALNLSCNNLARLNDVLVGRVTNMSELTRFDLSDNSLTDVSVGAFRTLAGLVRLSLRRNAISTVHEDAFQGLDRLEYLDLSDNRLADLPDSALTPLYSLQKLDLSGNQLQVLGARWFESLDRLRELDVSRNGLARAASGTLQPLPGLSILKLSENPLKERDVSLLLGTGRRLETVDASRTGLARVPAALTRSVRALRLAGNKLTTIRGGDLDSYPLLRILDISENRLIDIENDALGRLEVLEELDISGNVLVKIPASLPNSLTNLKLQRNRITTLKIDDLQGLYNLKSLTLNDNDINAIEVGALGQLPVLEELDLSDNPIKTLPANTLSGPSNLAKLRMSGLTSLEQKQEEQSDMAFPVPTPERLVFLDVSRSPVLARQLLADDAALSACKSLVQLDLSRTNSTSLRFDLPYMLPQLRILNLSANHWDCTEDLYWLGEWLRQHEQLNKGVQPGQCDTPREMSGSLLYELPSPPSPLPTTVPTITPTASTLSILSPIGRTSHFNNLNASSNVTDVGSHDESITVNNTKQSTYRNSSHGMVGSHNATENSTNYKTKPVPTLPSNETRYYEAPTSFRNITTSTTEQKERNSSKKVIEIDQTSAEIKNSIMDVAGLPYRRTNEDKPSIIRMENESDPGTIDNRIDGKRQKSKRPSKLSVSSSKITSLKLSKLASLKEEVEEKKTAEKYSKRLNNLTKEKLVLGNTPDSNTIAEELNNRATDSDARVFEALSAGAHPGMLVLAGAALGAAAALTVVLSRRATVRRRDRYHRHENIEVHTLTPTTELW